One segment of Macrotis lagotis isolate mMagLag1 chromosome 1, bilby.v1.9.chrom.fasta, whole genome shotgun sequence DNA contains the following:
- the LOC141506215 gene encoding protocadherin beta-15-like, whose amino-acid sequence MKSGFLVPDISQLKGLHIVYPTTTMETAPRKARRNRQVIFLIVALLLSETVSEPQQYSVAEETEGGSFVANVAKTLGLEVEELSSRGARVISEDKKEYLLLKHDTGDLFIKEKLDREELCGPAEPCVLPFQILLENPFQFFRAELNVEDINDHSPAFSEPEMILKVLESTTAGTVFPLKKAKDLDVGINSLQNYIISLNPHFLVRTRTRPDGKKFPELVLDKILDREEQPELTLTLTAVDGGIPPRSGTTQVRVLVMDINDNAPAFVHTQYEVQIPENSPIGFLVMTASARDLDVGIYGDVAYALFQASDEISQTFEVYPISGEIRLKKQLDFETIQKYEVDIEALDGGGLSGKCIVVVQVIDLNDNSPELTVSSLNSHIPENYPETVVAVFSIRDRDSGDNGRMLFSIQEDLPFSLKPTFKNFYTLVTEGVLDRERRAQYNITVTVTDLGSPRLKTEHNFTVFISDVNDNPPVFTQTVYTLYLRENNSPALHIGSVSAGDRDEGTNAKVTYSLMPPETDDLLLFSYISINSENGHLYTTRSLDYETTQAFQFTVRATDGGFPALSSQALVEVMVLDENDNSPVVLYPPQNGTVPCYDLVPRTAESGYLVTKLVAVDRDSGQNSWLSYHLLKSTEPGLFTVWAQNGEVRTARQISDRDTIKQRLLVLVKDNGKPTLSTEVTLNVLLVNEFSESYVQLPDTKKEQIQYDSLTIYLVISLVSVSFLFLVSVFLFIAVRLWKRKRNVANQVFLGTNGPYPGYLVDVNGTGTLSQSYQYEVCLTSGSETGEFKFLKPVIPKLQTQNTGRDLEETPPFRSSYDFN is encoded by the coding sequence ATTGTTGCGTTACTCTTGTCTGAGACAGTTTCCGAGCCGCAGCAATATTCTGTGGCGGAGGAAACTGAGGGTGGTTCCTTTGTAGCTAATGTTGCAAAGACTCTGGGGCTAGAGGTAGAGGAGCTGTCATCCCGAGGGGCCCGGGTGATCTCTGAGGATAAGAAGGAATATTTACTTCTTAAACATGACACTGGGGATCTTTTTATAAAAGAGAAGCTGGACCGAGAGGAGCTGTGTGGTCCTGCTGAACCCTGTGTGCTGCCTTTCCAGATCTTGCTGGAAAACCCTTTTCAGTTTTTCCGAGCTGAGCTCAATGTAGAAGATATAAATGACCATTCGCCCGCCTTCTCAGAACCTGAGATGATCCTGAAAGTATTAGAAAGCACTACAGCAGGGACTGTGTTTCCACTAAAGAAAGCCAAGGATTTAGACGTCGGAATAAACAGTCTCCAGAACTATATCATCTCCCTCAACCCCCATTTCCTTGTTCGCACTCGCACACGCCCGGATGGAAAGAAATTCCCAGAGTTGGTGTTGGATAAAATACTGGACAGGGAGGAACAGCCTGAACTCACTTTAACTCTCACAGCAGTAGATGGGGGGATTCCCCCCAGATCCGGGACTACTCAAGTCCGGGTCCTGGTTATGGATATCAATGATAACGCCCCTGCCTTTGTTCACACCCAGTATGAGGTTCAAATCCCAGAGAACAGCCCCATTGGCTTTCTAGTAATGACGGCCTCTGCTCGAGATTTGGACGTTGGGATATATGGTGATGTAGCCTATGCCTTATTTCAAGCTTCAGATGAAATCAGTCAAACATTTGAAGTATATCCCATTTCAGGAGAGATTCGACTCAAAAAACAACTGGATTTCGAGACTATTCAAAAATATGAGGTGGATATTGAAGCACTCGATGGCGGGGGCCTTTCCGGAAAATGCATTGTTGTGGTCCAAGTAATAGATTTGAACGACAATTCCCCGGAGTTGACTGTATCATCACTTAACAGCCATATCCCAGAGAACTACCCGGAGACTGTGGTGGCTGTCTTCAGCATCCGAGATCGCGACTCCGGGGACAACGGAAGAATGTTGTTTTCTATCCAGGAAGATCTCCCTTTCTCCTTGAAACCAACTTTCAAAAACTTTTATACATTGGTCACAGAGGGAGTTCTGGACAGAGAAAGGAGGGCCCAATATAATATCACAGTCACCGTCACGGATTTAGGGTCCCCGAGGCTCAAAACCGAGCACAACTTTACAGTATTCATCTCCGACGTCAATGATAATCCCCCAGTATTTACTCAGACAGTATATACACTCTATCTCAGAGAGAATAATAGTCCTGCTCTCCATATTGGTAGCGTCAGTGCAGGTGACAGGGACGAAGGAACTAATGCTAAAGTCACCTATTCCCTGATGCCTCCTGAGACTGACGATTTGCTCCTTTTCTCCTACATCTCCATCAATTCAGAAAACGGACATCTCTATACTACGAGATCCCTGGATTATGAAACCACTCAAGCATTCCAGTTTACTGTGAGAGCTACCGATGGCGGCTTCCCAGCTTTGAGTAGTCAGGCTCTAGTTGAGGTAATGGTCCtggatgaaaatgacaattctcctgTTGTACTGTATCCTCCGCAGAATGGCACGGTTCCCTGCTACGACCTTGTTCCCAGGACAGCAGAGTCAGGTTACCTGGTGACCAAGTTGGTGGCCGTAGACAGGGATTCAGGACAAAATTCCTGGCTTTCCTACCATTTACTCAAATCCACAGAGCCAGGACTCTTCACTGTGTGGGCTCAAAATGGAGAAGTTCGCACAGCAAGACAGATAAGCGACAGAGACACCATCAAACAGAGGCTTCTGGTTCTGGTGAAGGATAATGGGAAGCCAACTCTGTCCACAGAGGTCACGCTGAATGTACTCCTGGTGAACGAATTTTCTGAGTCATATGTGCAACTCCCAGACACAAAGAAGGAGCAAATCCAATATGATTCCCTCACTATCTACTTGGTCATTTCTCTTGTTTCAGTCTCATTCCTCTTTCTGGtctctgtcttcctttttatagCTGTACGCttatggaagaggaagagaaacgTTGCAAATCAAGTTTTCTTAGGGACCAATGGCCCCTATCCAGGCTACTTAGTGGATGTCAATGGCACAGGGACTCTTTCCCAAAGTTACCAGTATGAGGTGTGTCTGACCAGTGGATCAGAGACTGGGGAATTCAAGTTCCTGAAGCCCGTTATTCCCAAACTCCAAACTCAGAATACTGGGAGAGACTTGGAAGAAACTCCACCTTTTAGGAGTAGCTATGACTTCAATTAG
- the LOC141518501 gene encoding protocadherin gamma-A10-like: MTMGFRPKFRAWERVLLCFLLGTLWEAGCRQIRYSVPEEMEKDSFVGDLSKDLGLEPQQLSERGARIVSGGKKQYFALNLQNGHLYVSEKIDRENVCGQISQCLMTLQVLVEEPVKLIHVEVEILDINDNSPTFPVEEILLEIREITTPGARFHLQDAQDRDVGNNSLQNYLLGFSTHFSLNVQTKTGGTKYAELILEKPLDREEQAEYQFLLIATDGGDPVRTGETQIRIRVLDVNDNAPIFQRSLYEVSVPEDVQTGTVVVQVQAVDRDEGSNAEITYSLIKLSEASSLLFKIGSISGELRIVGSLDFEADQLHELEVQAIDGGGLSALTYILLRVTDVNDNPPEITITSLFSPVPEDSPFRTVIALFNVHDRDSGENGQVRCVVSSHVPFEISRSFDNYYSLISNDILDRERISNYKITITAEDRGDPPLTSSQVIELQVSDKNDNPPVFHQSYYLAYLMENNSPGATISSLKASDADIEENALITYSITNETFKGLPLSSYISVNSETGVLYALRSFDYEQFSELQLKVTAKDSGDPPLSSSVSLTLFILDQNDNTPEILYPTFPSDGSSGVELAPRSAESGYLVTKVVAVDRDSGQNAWLSYRLLKSTELELFSVGLHTGEIRTTRVFLDKDFLKQTLVVAVTDNGEPPLSTTISVTVVVADSIPEILSDLSSLETPGFPNDSKLTYYLIIAVAAVSCLFFSFIILLLALRLRRWHKELGSASRHLEGIQASQFLGIDGVQAFLQTYSHEVSCTIDSQKSHLKFSASNSQEFPNKQGSDQGESIMSWDACNKANGEQAFTKVGIFF, translated from the coding sequence ATGACAATGGGATTTAGACCGAAGTTCCGAGCCTGGGAACGAGTCCTGCTTTGTTTTCTCTTGGGGACCCTATGGGAGGCCGGATGCAGGCAGATCCGCTACTCAGTTCCAGAGGAGATGGAGAAGGACTCTTTTGTGGGCGATCTCTCAAAGGATCTGGGACTGGAGCCGCAGCAACTATCAGAGCGTGGAGCTCGCATTGTCTCGGGAGGTAAGAAGCAGTATTTCGCTCTGAATTTACAAAATGGTCATTTATATGTCAGTGAGAAAATAGACAGAGAGAACGTATGTGGACAAATCTCTCAGTGTTTGATGACCCTTCAAGTTCTCGTGGAAGAGCCAGTAAAGCTAATACATGTAGAAGTGGAAATTCTAGATATAAACGATAATTCGCCCACCTTCCCTGTGGAGgaaattttattagaaatcagagaaataacCACACCAGGGGCCCGCTTTCATCTCCAGGATGCGCAAGATAGGGACGTAGGCAATAATTCTCTCCAGAATTACCTACTTGGCTTCAGTACACATTTCAGCCTCAATGTGCAAACTAAAACTGGTGGTACCAAATATGCCGAATTAATATTGGAAAAACCTCTGGACCGTGAGGAGCAAGCTGAGTACCAGTTCCTCCTAATAGCTACTGACGGAGGGGATCCGGTCAGAACTGGAGAAACTCAGATTCGGATTCGGGTTTTAGATGTGAATGACAATGCACCCATATTTCAGCGCTCTCTCTATGAGGTGAGTGTGCCTGAGGATGTGCAAACGGGCACAGTAGTGGTCCAGGTACAGGCCGTGGACCGTGACGAAGGTTCTAACGCAGAGATAACTTATTCACTTATAAAACTCTCTGAGGCCTCTTCCCTACTGTTCAAAATCGGATCCATCAGTGGAGAGCTCAGAATAGTGGGAAGTCTGGATTTCGAGGCGGATCAGTTACATGAACTAGAAGTACAAGCTATAGATGGAGGAGGACTTTCTGCATTGACCTATATTCTACTTCGAGTGACAGATGTTAATGACAACCCTCCAGAAATCACCATCACTTCCCTTTTCAGTCCAGTCCCAGAAGACTCTCCATTTAGGACTGTAATTGCCCTTTTTAACGTCCATGATAGAGATTCTGGAGAAAATGGGCAGGTTCGTTGTGTGGTTTCCAGCCATGTTCCTTTTGAGATTTCACGTTCATTTGATAACTATTACAGTTTGATATCCAATGACATCCTGGATAGGGAGCGAATTTCCAACTACAAAATCACAATCACTGCGGAAGACAGAGGGGATCCACCCCTTACCTCAAGTCAAGTGATAGAATTGCAGGTGTCAGATAAAAATGATAACCCTCCAGTATTCCACCAGAGTTACTATTTGGCTTATCTAATGGAAAACAATTCACCTGGCGCTACAATATCTTCTCTTAAGGCGAGTGATGCAGACATAGAAGAGAATGCCCTCATCACTTATTCAATTACCAATGAAACTTTCAAGGGATTACCACTCTCTTCCTATATTTCCGTCAACTCTGAGACTGGTGTCCTCTATGCTCTGCGTTCTTTCGATTATGAACAATTCAGCGAGTTACAGCTGAAAGTGACAGCTAAAGATTCCGGCGATCCTCCTCTTAGCAGCTCGGTGTCCCTAACTCTGTTCATCCTGGATCAAAATGATAACACTCCGGAAATCCTGTACCCAACCTTCCCCTCAGATGGTTCTAGTGGGGTGGAGCTGGCCCCACGCTCTGCAGAGTCAGGCTACCTGGTAACCAAggtggtggcagtggatagagactcTGGGCAGAACGCCTGGCTGTCCTACCGTCTTCTGAAGTCCACAGAACTCGAACTTTTTTCGGTTGGACTACACACGGGTGAGATTAGAACTACCCGAGTTTTTCTGGATAAAGACTTCCTCAAGCAAACTCTGGTAGTAGCTGTCACAGACAATGGGGAGCCTCCTCTCTCTACCACTATCAGTGTTACAGTTGTAGTGGCTGATAGCATCCCTGAGATACTTTCAGATCTCAGCAGCCTAGAGACCCCTGGATTTCCAAATGACTCCAAGCTCACATACTATCTGATCATCGCAGTAGCTGCTGTGTCctgtctcttcttttctttcattatccTATTACTGGCACTCCGGCTTCGAAGGTGGCATAAGGAGCTGGGATCAGCAAGTAGGCATCTGGAAGGTATTCAAGCCTCCCAGTTTCTGGGCATAGATGGAGTACAAGCATTTCTCCAGACTTATTCACACGAGGTTTCCTGTACCATAGACTCTCAGAagagtcatttaaaattttcagcaAGTAATTCACAAGAATTTCCTAATAAGCAAGGATCTGATCAAGGAGAATCTATTATGTCCTGGGATGCCTGCAATAAAGCCAATGGAGAACAAGCCTTCACTAAGGTGGgaatcttcttttaa
- the LOC141506220 gene encoding protocadherin beta-16-like codes for MELERKAFPLQRQVLFIVFLLWVPETRCELGKFSVVEESERGSFVTNVATALGLELGDLSVRGARIASKGNKQLLQFNGETGDLVLKEKLDREELCGPTEPCLLPFQILLENPLQIFRAELLVGDINDHSPCFPEPELLLKIPENSIPGTVLPLKNAEDLDVGSNSVQNYTISSNSYFLVQTHSRSEGRKFPELMLIKALDREVQPEFTLTLTAIDGGSPPRSGTVRVRIAVLDINDNAPVFTQTRYEVRIPENNSIGALVATVSARDLDAGNNGEILYSLFHSSDEIIKTFEVNPISGDIRLRKILDFETIQLYEVDIEGTDGGGLSGKCTVFVQVMDMNDNAPELTMSSLNSPIPENAPETLVAVFSISDLDSGENGRLVCSIQEDIPFTLQPSIENFYTLVTEGALDRESKAQYNVTITVTDLGFPRLKTVHNITVFISDVNDNPPVFTQTTYTLYLRENNSPALHLGSVSANDRDSGINAKVTYSLLPPEPEDLPLFSYISINSNNGHLYALRSLDYETIQTFKFTVRATDGGSPALNNQVLVQVVVLDENDNSPFILYPLQNGTVSCNDLVPRAAEPGYLVTKVVAVDGDSGQNSWLSYQLLKATDPGLFTVWAHNGEVRTVRSISDRDAIKQRLLVLVKDNGQPPLSTAATLNVLLVDGFSEPYLKLQESIKEPVQTDSLTLYLVISLASVSFLFLFSIILFTTLHLWRKKRDASKGCSHFVPSGPFPDHLVDVSGTGTLSHSYQYEVCLTSGSGTSEFKFLKPVIPSLPSHNDGKDSEEIATFQNSLGFS; via the coding sequence ATGGAGCTCGAAAGGAAAGCATTTCCACTGCAAAGGCAAGttctgtttattgtttttttgctATGGGTGCCTGAGACCCGTTGTGAACTGGGGAAGTTTTCGGTGGTGGAGGAGAGTGAGAGAGGCTCCTTTGTGACAAACGTAGCAACAGCCTTGGGGTTAGAATTAGGGGATCTATCAGTCAGAGGGGCACGAATCGCTTCCAAAGGAAATAAGCAGCTTTTGCAATTCAATGGAGAGACTGGAGATTTGGTCCTAAAAGAGAAGCTGGACCGGGAGGAGCTGTGCGGCCCCACGGAACCCTGTCTGTTGCCTTTCCAGATCTTGCTGGAAAATCCTTTACAGATATTTCGAGCTGAACTTCTGGTGGGGGACATTAATGATCATTCACCCTGTTTCCCAGAACCAGAGCTGCTCCTGAAAATTCCGGAAAATAGTATTCCCGGTACAGTTTTGCCTCTGAAAAACGCCGAAGATTTGGATGTAGGAAGTAATTCTGTGCAGAACTATACTATCAGCTCTAACTCCTATTTCCTTGTTCAAACTCACAGTCGCAGTGAAGGCAGAAAGTTCCCAGAGCTGATGTTGATCAAAGCTCTGGATCGTGAGGTTCAGCCAGAGTTCACCCTAACCCTCACGGCCATAGATGGTGGTTCCCCGCCCAGGTCTGGCACGGTTCGCGTCCGCATAGCAGTTTTGGACATTAATGATAATGCTCCTGTATTTACTCAAACTAGATATGAGGTTCGAATCCCTGAAAACAATTCCATTGGCGCTTTGGTCGCCACTGTCTCTGCTAGAGACTTAGACGCTGGAAATAATGGAGAAATATTGTATTCGCTTTTTCATAGTTCTGATGAAATTATCAAAACTTTTGAGGTAAATCCCATCTCAGGAGATATTCGACTGAGAAAAATACTAGATTTTGAGACAATTCAATTGTATGAGGTAGATATTGAAGGAACTGATGGCGGTGGCCTTTCTGGGAAGTGTACTGTATTTGTTCAGGTGATGGATATGAACGACAATGCCCCCGAATTGACCATGTCCTCACTTAACAGCCCCATCCCAGAGAATGCGCCTGAGACTTTGGTAGCTGTGTTCAGTATTTCAGATTTGGACTCGGGAGAAAATGGAAGACTGGTTTGCTCCATTCAAGAAGATATCCCCTTTACTCTGCAACCTTCCATAGAAAATTTTTATACCTTGGTAACAGAAGGAGCGTTGGACAGAGAGAGTAAAGCCCAGTATAATGTCACAATTACTGTCACTGATTTGGGGTTCCCTAGGCTCAAAACTGTGCACAATATTACTGTTTTCATCTCCGATGTCAATGACAACCCACCAGTATTTACTCAGACAACATATACACTCTACCTCAGGGAGAACAACAGCCCTGCCCTCCACCTTGGAAGTGTCAGTGCCAATGACAGGGACTCAGGAATCAATGCCAAAGTAACCTATTCTTTGCTTCCTCCTGAGCCCGAAGATTTGCCTCTCTTCTCCTACATCTCCATCAATTCAAACAATGGACATCTCTATGCTCTGAGATCCCTGGATTATGAAACCATCCAAACTTTCAAGTTCACTGTGAGAGCCACTGATGGAGGTTCCCCAGCCCTGAATAACCAAGTTCTGGTTCAGGTTGTGGTCCTAGATGAGAATGACAACTCTCCCTTCATTCTGTATCCTTTGCAAAATGGCACAGTTTCTTGTAATGACCTGGTGCCTAGGGCAGCAGAGCCAGGTTACTTGGTCACCAAAGTGGTGGCTGTGGATGGAGACTCAGGACAAAATTCCTGGCTTTCCTACCAGCTGCTAAAAGCCACCGACCCAGGACTCTTCACTGTGTGGGCTCATAACGGGGAAGTACGAACAGTGAGGTCCATCAGTGACAGAGATGCCATCAAGCAAAGGCTTCTGGTGTTGGTGAAAGATAATGGGCAACCACCTCTATCCACAGCAGCCACTCTGAATGTGCTCCTGGTGGACGGATTCTCTGAACCATATCTAAAACTCCAAGAATCTATCAAAGAGCCAGTCCAGACTGATTCCCTCACTCTATACTTGGTCATTTCTTTggcttctgtttcttttctcttcctattctctATCATCCTGTTCACCACACTACACctatggaggaagaaaagagatgcTTCTAAGGGATGCAGCCACTTTGTACCCAGTGGTCCCTTTCCAGACCATTTGGTGGATGTAAGTGGCACTGGGACCCTATCCCATAGCTACCAGTATGAGGTGTGTCTGACCAGTGGTTCTGGGACCAGTGAATTTAAATTCTTGAAGCCAGTTATTCCCAGTCTCCCTTCTCACAATGATGGCAAGGATTCAGAGGAAATTGCCACCTTTCAGAATAGTTTAGGTTTCAGTTAG
- the LOC141504098 gene encoding protocadherin beta-1-like — protein MAPARWEMIRQVLFISIFLFGGLRAACETIRYSIAEEIAIGSFVANFANNMGLDVKALPSRQARLVADGNGEHFLLDPRTGELVTKDRIDREEICAQMDECIIRFELLLQNPLKFFRVEVAISDVNDHSPHFPEEEFILKIPELTTVGTRFPLESAQDLDTGKNALQNYTLTPPSEFFVLHTKERSDSSKYPELLLAKALDREEQPELEFILTAVDGGFPPSSGTAKIRIVVLDANDNAPVFSQSLYRATVAENSPEGSIVTTVNAADSDQGSNGLVTYSFSQNAGKGHSAFQIDPWTGEIQISKPLDFEISEKYELSVRATDGGGLSSHCKVLVEVVDVNDNSPEVIVTSLSTLLPEDSLPGTVVALFNLRDRDSGDQGRVSCSIPNDIPFILKPTFSNYYELVTDGRLDRERVSSYNITVTAIDSGSPSLSAWETVTVQILDINDNPPLFNQSSYTLYVTENNRPSIMIGVVNATDSDSGQNAKVTYSIWSEDKSASFSSPFISINSENGHIYILKTLDYEEIKDFKVTVRASDSGYPSLNTNVTVYVVIVDENDNAPFILYPMQNHSVSYSELVPRRVEEGYLVTKVVAVDEDSGQNSWLSYQLLKATDPGLFNVWSHNGEVRTARSITDKDAIKQKLIILVRDNGIPMLSTTAALDFLLVDGFSEAHIHVPDFTEENNDGTLTVYLVISLALISFLFLVSITIFLVIMVYKRKHLKERSHCSGHFEDVNNFPRNVVDVTSTGTLFQTYRYDMCLTDDAGNYLQPVSSAGGQ, from the coding sequence ATGGCGCCAGCGCGGTGGGAAATGATCAGGCAAGTtctctttatctctatttttctctttggggGGCTCCGCGCGGCGTGTGAAACCATTCGCTATTCTATAGCTGAAGAAATAGCGATCGGCTCTTTCGTGGCTAATTTTGCAAATAATATGGGACTGGATGTGAAAGCTCTGCCTTCTCGGCAGGCTCGGCTCGTTGCAGACGGGAACGGGGAGCATTTCCTATTGGACCCGAGAACAGGGGAACTGGTCACAAAGGATAGAATAGATCGGGAAGAAATATGCGCCCAGATGGACGAGTGCATCATCCGTTTTGAATTATTACTGCAAAATCCATTGAAGTTCTTCCGGGTTGAGGTGGCCATTTCTGATGTTAATGATCACTCACCTCATTTCCCAGAAGAAGAATTCATTCTAAAGATCCCTGAATTGACTACCGTTGGAACTCGTTTCCCCTTGGAAAGTGCCCAGGATTTAGATACGGGGAAAAATGCCCTCCAGAACTACACGCTTACTCCGCCGAGTGAGTTCTTCGTTTTACACACAAAGGAGCGCAGCGACAGCAGCAAGTACCCGGAGCTGCTCCTGGCAAAGGCCCTGGACCGCGAGGAGCAGCCAGAACTCGAGTTCATACTCACAGCAGTGGACGGAGGATTCCCGCCCAGCTCCGGGACTGCCAAGATTCGTATCGTTGTCCTGGACGCAAATGACAATGCTCCAGTTTTCTCTCAATCTCTGTACCGAGCTACTGTTGCAGAAAACAGTCCAGAAGGCTCGATAGTGACTACTGTCAATGCAGCAGATTCAGACCAAGGGAGTAATGGACTAGTGACTTACTCCTTTAGTCAAAATGCCGGCAAAGGTCATAGTGCTTTCCAGATTGACCCTTGGACGGGGGAAATTCAAATCTCCAAACCTCTGGACTTTGAAATATCTGAGAAATATGAACTGAGTGTTCGGGCCACTGATGGAGGGGGACTATCCTCACACTGTAAAGTCCTGGTGGAGGTGGTGGATGTGAATGACAATTCCCCTGAGGTGATAGTGACATCTCTTTCTACTCTACTTCCTGAAGACTCTTTACCTGGAACTGTGGTGGCCCTTTTTAACCTCCGTGACCGAGACTCTGGGGACCAGGGGAGAGTATCTTGCTCTATTCCAAACGACATTCCCTTCATCCTGAAACCGACTTTCAGCAATTACTATGAGTTGGTGACGGATGGAAGATTGGATCGGGAAAGGGTTTCCAGCTATAACATAACAGTCACTGCCATAGATTCGGGATCTCCTAGTCTCTCAGCCTGGGAGACTGTCACAGTACAGATACTAGATATCAATGATAATCCCCCTCTTTTCAACCAATCATCCTACACTTTGTATGTTACTGAAAATAATAGACCTTCCATCATGATTGGAGTAGTAAACGCTACTGATTCAGATTCGGGACAGAATGCGAAAGTGACCTATTCTATCTGGTCTGAGGACAAAAGCGCTTCCTTTTCATCCCCATTCATTTCCATCAATTCAGAAAATGGACACATCTACATTCTGAAGACTCTTGattatgaggaaatcaaagactTCAAAGTAACTGTGCGAGCGTCAGATTCAGGGTACCCTTCCTTGAACACTAATGTCACAGTCTATGTAGTCATTGTGGATGAAAATGACAATgccccatttattttatatcctatgcaGAACCACTCTGTTTCCTACAGTGAACTGGTCCCCAGGAGAGTTGAAGAAGGTTATTTGGTTACTAAAGTAGTGGCTGTGGATGAGGACTCAGGTCAGAATTCCTGGTTATCCTACCAGCTGCTCAAGGCCACGGACCCTGGGTTGTTCAATGTATGGTCCCATAATGGAGAAGTTCGAACTGCCAGATCGATCACTGACAAAGATGCTATCAAGCAGAAACTCATCATTCTTGTAAGAGACAATGGCATCCCAATGCTCTCTACTACTGCAGCTCTAGACTTCCTTCTTGTCGATGGGTTTTCAGAAGCCCATATACATGTTCCAGATTTTACGGAAGAGAATAATGATGGTACATTAACTGTATATTTGGTTATTTCATTGgctttaatttcctttctctttctggtttCCATCACAATATTTTTAGTTATCATGGTGTATAAGAGGAAACACCTGAAGGAGAGATCCCATTGCTCTGGTCATTTTGAGGATGTCAATAATTTCCCAAGAAATGTAGTGGATGTTACCAGCACAGGGACTCTCTTTCAGACCTACAGATATGACATGTGTTTAACTGATGACGCTGGTAATTATCTCCAACCTGTCTCCTCAGCTGGAGGACAGTGA